From Oenanthe melanoleuca isolate GR-GAL-2019-014 chromosome 4, OMel1.0, whole genome shotgun sequence:
AAATGGattattctgcatttccaaGTCACTGCACTCCCTTCTCTGAAAGACTCTGCTACAAATCTCATGGCAGAAGTCATTCAGCTGCTTTTACCCAtggctgggcttttttttcctctctcttcagTGTGTGCTTTCCCTAAGGTGAACAAAGATCTTTGGACTGAGGCAGTGAAACacacctgaaaaaaatcctcagtggTTTTGGACAAGGAATTTTAAACCAGACTGTCTGGAGTTTGTCACCACAACTCTTCCTGGTGTCCTATGTGGGAttacagagctgctgccatAAAAAATGTGCGTGGTAGACACCAAATAAAGTCTTTGGAGCAGGAAATGAATATCCTGAGGTcagagcaccccaaacctcagcCTCACTCAGTATCCACGTTCCATCCTAAAGGAGAAACCCAGGCTGTGCCTTCACACCCAGCCCCATGGGGTTGGAAAcatgagctgtgtgtgctcctggcacccagctcagcctcatGACTAAATatcctctgctcctgctctcacaGAGGCACCAAATCCAACCACTCTCACTCAGGGTGGAGAAAGAAGCAATCACAGAGAAAAACGAATCCTTAATAAGTTTTATTTGTGGTGGAAGCATTTGAGGATCCAGGTACAAATGAAGAGCACAGTACAGATGCAGAAATGGCCGCACAGAGCACCTGCCAAAAACTGAGCCACCACCCAGAGACATTTCACTGTGCACCCAGGCAGGGAGATGCACTTGCCCCACTAGCaggcctggggagcagctctgggcagaaCACTTTGTAGTGGAGGTAGCTGAGCTTCTCGGAGCGCGTGCGCTTGAGCAGAGGGAACCACTCCCAGAAGGGGATCTCCACCACCACGTAGCCCAGCAGCCGCAGCTGCCGCCGCTTCaggcagtgcagccccagcagccgcCGGGAGCCGTAGCAGAAGTGGTTCCTGTTGGACACCTGCAGGGCCAGCCTCACCtcccgaggctgccagagccctgcctggggctcagctTGTtcccgaggctgccagagccctgcctggggctcagcctgTGATGTGGCTGCACCCAGTAACAGCGCTCCTGCTgcattccctctgtcctgtcTATCAATCCTGGCTTCATTCCTCACTTCTGTGGGACTCTGGTTATGAGCCCTCCCCTGGATGAGCTGAGACATTAATTCATCTGTCAGACTAACTCCCATGTCTTTCAGCTTCTTGGCTGCCACGGGATCCTTGAAGTTGAAAGGGATGGGATGTCCATCGGTGGCCAAACGCACCTCCAGGTCGCTGGACCTGGTGTGGGGCAGGATCATGTGGTTCTTCACATACTCAGGGCCTCCCAACATGCTCTCCAGGAGGGATGTGGCTTCCACGATTTCAGGCCTGACGTAGATTTCCCGCTCTGCAAAGCTTGAAACCATCTCAGTGAACTCCTGACAAAGCTGAGGTGGGAGCTGGCTGCCTTGGTAGGTCGGGCACTCAATTTCAACGCTCTTCCCAAGGGTGAACAGGTCCTTGTCGAGCTCGTATTTGCTACCTCTGGTTTTCTCTACAAACTCCTCCCTCAAAGCAAAGTCTATCAGCTCCTCTGGGAAGCGTTTGACAAACGCCAGGCCAAGCAGAGCAGTAAGGAGATGCTCTGGAAACTTGCTAAACTCATGGAGTTTTGCATGCAACTGCTTTATCAGGCTGGAGTAAAACTCCTCCTCGTTGGGAGGTTCATAGTCCAGGCACCCAAAGGACCACAGGAATTTGGCAGCATCCTTGCTCCGGCAGTAGGACACCTTGGAAGGCAACGAGATGGCGACAGCAGCCAAAACATCCTCGTCAAAGAAGTGCAGGGATGAATAGGTGAGAGTGATGTGCATGATGCCCTGGATGTTTGTTGCAGGGATCCGAGCAGGAAtcaccttccccagctccctcatcagCGGCACGTGATCCATGCGGGTGTAGCGCAGCATCTTGAGCACGTTCACCAAGGCGTAGGTGCTCATGTCCTCCATCTGCAGGGACACCCTGTCTGCAATCCTCCTCATGACGTGCTCAGAAATGCCACTGAGGGACTTGAAGAGCCCCAAGCAGATGgcccccagctcctccaaggTGAAGGTGTCCAGGTGCTTCAGGATCGTGCTCTCCACCTTCTGCGCCAAGTCCGCGGGCGACCTCCGGCCTTCCCCGATGATGTAAAGGAGCTGCACAAACTGGGGCAGGGTGAGCTCCTTCCAGTGCAGGTTGGCATAGCTGAAGAGAATGCCCAGGTAGGAGGGCACGCTGCGCTCCAGGCAGCGCCAGCAATCcgccaccagcagcagctgctccaggcccatGTCCCACGCCCGCCGGCAGAACTCGGCCTCGCACGCGTTCAGCAGGGGGTGGGAGGCTGGCACTGCCAAAGGGACACAAGCCTTTAAAATCTGGATGAGATCTGGggtgctgagcagcctgatgGCCGTGACAGCACGGTGACACAGGGCACTGAAGCTGGGGTCGGACAGCAGCGCCGCGCGTCGCTCCGCCGGCAAACGGCTCAGCCTGAGGAAATAATCTGAGAGAattcctgggctgggctcacaCCCGGCCACACTCTGTAAAATCCAGTCCCCCTCCTCTGCAGGGAGGGTCTGTGctggctcagcactgccacagctcagagATCTGTACTCAGGCCTCCCCTTCTGGAACACACGGGGGTCCTCCTTGGAGTCGTGCATTTCCcgtttttccttctctgcctcctccttgTACAGCatggccaggctgctctgctccaggggagTGCTGGACTTGGGCTTGGGCAGGGCACTCCTGACAGGTGACACAGCTTGGGGACAGGCAGTGGGGAATGTCTGCgtggtgccagggctggtgaAGGTGTCACCTATGCTGCTGTCCCTATCCACGTGCTGC
This genomic window contains:
- the FASTKD5 gene encoding FAST kinase domain-containing protein 5, mitochondrial, with amino-acid sequence MATVLMCRRLPRLSRVTTFSTRAEHGSSKSKKEKRDKPGAAKAGTESGATIQLLKPQDYRVLYNPAAYAKGRAASQQHVDRDSSIGDTFTSPGTTQTFPTACPQAVSPVRSALPKPKSSTPLEQSSLAMLYKEEAEKEKREMHDSKEDPRVFQKGRPEYRSLSCGSAEPAQTLPAEEGDWILQSVAGCEPSPGILSDYFLRLSRLPAERRAALLSDPSFSALCHRAVTAIRLLSTPDLIQILKACVPLAVPASHPLLNACEAEFCRRAWDMGLEQLLLVADCWRCLERSVPSYLGILFSYANLHWKELTLPQFVQLLYIIGEGRRSPADLAQKVESTILKHLDTFTLEELGAICLGLFKSLSGISEHVMRRIADRVSLQMEDMSTYALVNVLKMLRYTRMDHVPLMRELGKVIPARIPATNIQGIMHITLTYSSLHFFDEDVLAAVAISLPSKVSYCRSKDAAKFLWSFGCLDYEPPNEEEFYSSLIKQLHAKLHEFSKFPEHLLTALLGLAFVKRFPEELIDFALREEFVEKTRGSKYELDKDLFTLGKSVEIECPTYQGSQLPPQLCQEFTEMVSSFAEREIYVRPEIVEATSLLESMLGGPEYVKNHMILPHTRSSDLEVRLATDGHPIPFNFKDPVAAKKLKDMGVSLTDELMSQLIQGRAHNQSPTEVRNEARIDRQDRGNAAGALLLGAATSQAEPQAGLWQPREQAEPQAGLWQPREVRLALQVSNRNHFCYGSRRLLGLHCLKRRQLRLLGYVVVEIPFWEWFPLLKRTRSEKLSYLHYKVFCPELLPRPASGASASPCLGAQ